CTGAGGCGGCCACCCCTGTAATTAACAAACACAGCCCGGTTATTGCCCTGCACCAAGCCAGGTCTGATGTTTTGCAAGTAATGTGCCAACACTGCCACTGCCTGATTATGCAAAGGGACTATCCGTTCTTTAGACCCTTTGCCCAATACTCTTAAATAACTGCGGTTCAAATCAAGATCCGGCAGATCCAAGGCGACCAGCTCAGACACCCTGATACCTGTGGCATACAGCAGTTCCAGCAAAGCCTTATCGCGGCAACCCAGCGGGCTGTTATCCGGCGCTTCCACCAACCGCTGCGCCTCTGACTCATATAAAAATTTAGGCAACCTTTTTTCTCGTTTGGGATTGACCAACTTTACCATAGGGTTGGCAAAAATTATCCCGTTATTATATAAAAACTTAAAAAAAGACCGCCAGGAGGCCAGTCTTCTGGCCACAGTGGCCCGGCTTAGTTTTCTCTGCTGTAAATGGGCCAGGTAACTTCGCATCAACTTGCTGTTAATGTCAGAGGGCCGCATTTGTTCAACAGGTACAGACAGCAGGGAAGCAAAGAAATCCAGGCCGTCAAACAAATCTTTCTGATATGCTTCCACCGTACGGTGGGAAAAATTTTTCTGGAGCTTTAAATAATCAATAAAGTTATCTATATTTGTATACATGGCGAACCACTAAATGTCGAAATATGACGCTTAATAAAATATACCATAAGGTAACTTTAAATTGCAACTACCTTTTGACAATTCACAAGAGACACATCTTAAATCTGCTCCGCAACCGACCATTCTTTAAGTTTTTGCAAAGCCCGGGCCGCCTGCGCTTGGCCACGTTCTTTCTTTCCTTTCAGGCGCACCGGCAGTTCGGGAAACAGTCCAAAGGTAACATTCATCGGTTGGAAGTTGCCGCTGCAAGCGGTAGTAATATAATTGATGAGTGCTCCATGGGCGGTTTCCGCCGGGAATACCGGTAGTTTTTGCCCCTTCTGCAGCCTGGCGGCGTTTATTCCCGCAATTAATCCGGCGGCTGCCGACTCCACATAGCCTTCCACCCCGGTGATCTGCCCGGCAAAAAAGATGGTTTCGTGTTGTTTCATTTGCAGGGTGGGTTTCAGCAAAACAGGAGAATTAATATAGGTATTGCGGTGCATTACGCCGTAGCGCACAAACTCAGCCTGTTCCAGCCCGGGAATCAGCCGAAAGACTCGCTGTTGCTCGCCCCATTTAAGATTGGTTTGAAACCCCACCAGATTGAAAAGGGTACCGGCTGCATTATCCTGCCTTAATTGAACAACCGCGTAGGGACGCTTGCCCGTACCGGGATCAATTAACCCCACCGGTTTT
This window of the Desulforamulus hydrothermalis Lam5 = DSM 18033 genome carries:
- the xerC gene encoding tyrosine recombinase XerC; protein product: MYTNIDNFIDYLKLQKNFSHRTVEAYQKDLFDGLDFFASLLSVPVEQMRPSDINSKLMRSYLAHLQQRKLSRATVARRLASWRSFFKFLYNNGIIFANPMVKLVNPKREKRLPKFLYESEAQRLVEAPDNSPLGCRDKALLELLYATGIRVSELVALDLPDLDLNRSYLRVLGKGSKERIVPLHNQAVAVLAHYLQNIRPGLVQGNNRAVFVNYRGGRLSDRGVRKIIDKYCTLVGLKNNISPHAIRHSFATHLLDNGADLRSVQELLGHVSLSTTQIYTHVTKQKLKKVYKLHHPRA